A DNA window from Pyrus communis chromosome 3, drPyrComm1.1, whole genome shotgun sequence contains the following coding sequences:
- the LOC137729804 gene encoding trihelix transcription factor ENAP1-like, whose product MSTPPPPSPTASVSASPTPSAKKPQPLPWTHEETVQLIRAYQEKWYALRRGQLKSSQWEEVAVTVAARCGYEYGEPSKSSTQCRHKMEKLRQRHRGVKKRLGQRTKSGWPFFELMEQMERGPMPISAMPMGEMPHQQEEEERDYHGGGDDEDDEENSNRVRSIDYILRRPTFVNRFSGKDPFLQGPAALKRGREAVDDGDVVEPAQQKGREMVVELADEMRSFAQQLIGVENTRMEMMKETERCRVEMEKKRMSMILQSQQKIVDSINTAFGSS is encoded by the coding sequence ATGTCCACCCCACCCCCGCCCTCCCCCACGGCCTCAGTCTCCGCCTCGCCCACACCCTCCGCCAAGAAGCCCCAGCCTCTGCCGTGGACCCACGAGGAGACGGTGCAGCTGATCCGGGCCTACCAGGAGAAGTGGTACGCGCTGAGGAGGGGACAGCTGAAGTCGAGCCAGTGGGAGGAGGTGGCGGTGACCGTGGCGGCTCGGTGCGGCTACGAGTACGGCGAGCCGTCGAAATCCTCCACGCAGTGCCGCCACAAGATGGAGAAGCTCCGGCAGCGACACCGCGGCGTTAAGAAGCGCCTAGGCCAGCGGACCAAGTCCGGTTGGCCCTTCTTCGAGCTCATGGAGCAGATGGAGCGCGGGCCCATGCCCATCTCGGCCATGCCAATGGGGGAGATGCCACATCAGCAAGAGGAAGAAGAGCGTGATTATCACGGCGGTGGCGATGACGAAGACGATGAGGAGAACTCCAACAGGGTCCGGAGCATTGACTACATCCTGCGGAGGCCGACGTTTGTGAACAGATTTTCCGGAAAAGACCCGTTTTTGCAGGGACCGGCGGCGTTAAAGAGGGGGAGAGAGGCGGTGGACGACGGAGACGTGGTGGAGCCGGCGCAGCAAAAGGGGAGGGAGATGGTGGTGGAATTAGCAGACGAGATGAGGTCATTCGCCCAGCAGTTGATCGGGGTTGAGAACACGAGGATGGAGATGATGAAGGAAACGGAGAGGTGTAGAGTGGAGATGGAGAAGAAGAGGATGAGCATGATCCTGCAGTCACAGCAGAAGATTGTTGACTCCATTAACACAGCTTTCGGCAGCAGCTGA
- the LOC137728768 gene encoding endoribonuclease Dicer homolog 3a-like: protein MESNGIMEPTVLDQFIPRRYQVKVFEVAKRKNTIAVLETGAGKTMIAVMLIKHVAEEMMRIMPSSGDKKLIIFLAPTVYLVTQQYKVIKNSTTLEVEEYYGAKGVDEWTRSCWETEANTHDILVMTPQVLLDAMRNAFLNLEMFSLIIFDECHRATGNHPYTKIMKDFYHQSVNRPKIFGMTASPVIRKGVSSAMDCEAQISALESMLDAQVYTVEDRTEIETFVPSAVHKCRFYKQAPSAYSDLKEKMEALLSKYASELELQEQMPSEYQDINDKIKMLRKRLHNDHMKILYCLDDLGIVCAYEAVKVCLENVPDAEEECQFYRECSSHLKIFLDEVLLMIAGFLQPGCKLHANFESDYTKACDLGFLSPKLYELLQIFQSFGTGSKVQCLIFVERIITAKVIEIYVKKVRCSSHLTVSYVTGSNGSADALSPKLQKETMESFCSGKVNLLFATDVVEEGIHVANCSCVIRFDLPKTVRSYIQSRGRGRKNDSQYILMLERSNKKQIDQMFDIIRSEHSMTDTSRNRDPEVCTLKACCFEETKLYRAKVTGASVTTDSSVSLIYRYCDKLPGDRYFTPKPTFDFGISERLYQCRITLPPNAAFLTTVGPLSSNTHLSKQLVCLEACKKLHEMGALDDHLLPLVQEPLEDDLIPERRELSAGAGTTKRKELHGTTSIRALCGTWGKKLDTVFEAYKFDFSCSIVDETYSGFVLLIESKLDDDVGNIEMDLQLVSRMVKSSVSSCGKYYLSAEQVTQAKRFQEFFFNGVFGRLFFGGESEGTTREFLLQTQTKSLWSSAYMYLLLPVDTLDTSKVNWRGISSSVNVVQFLKKQYSTHSKCFNGDHSELPLSRTGSSMTESKAANHIHFANSSIDADNLQDMLVLAIHTGRIYSIIEVVRGKSAESSLEENVDDASSTYSYAQHFKTKYGISLIYPGQPLLRLKQSHNPHNLLGAEGASSQDGLVIKEQAHVRMPPEILVSIDFQVDVLRSCYLLPSVMYRLESLMLASQLREEINGQTNNFKISSSLILEALTTLRCCEDFSLERLELLGDSVLKYAVSSYLFLRYPEKHEGQLTDRRTRVICNSNLHKLGIQRKIQGYVRDSAFEPRRWAAPGQRSRFPDPCKCGVDTLEVPLDSRFQTVEPVKVGKFCDSGHRWMNSKTIADCVEALIGAYYVGGGLFAALHVMKWLGIDSDFEPKLATEAITRASLRSYYPKHQDIAALELKLGYQFSVKGLLQEAITHASQQKLGASYCYQRLEFLGDSVLDVLITQYLYHSHTTINPGQLTDLRSAAVCNENFARAAVRRKLHPHLQHCSGLLLNHITEYEKLCTAEALNTTSLLEDVKGPKALGDMVESIAGAIYMDSNLDLNKVWRVFKPLLSPIVTPSTLQLHPLRELTELCGSLGYFVKENCTKEDSLEHVEMTLQLEDGLLVGNGYDRSKKAAKQKAARQLLKELQGCHSVFKRRKLDPDRVDELSSEGMEIKPCSQLNDTHSSESINRIESPYAESRTGPTPTNFGPNKIYSHNIVTPSLQAIAPISTRKGAARASLFELCKRMQWPMPTFKTTEHKSRTLIEFGEGSEKRIGFNSYASEISLQIPNYGIVVCRGDPRADKKSSYDSAVVALLYKLQRQGKLTIGCS from the exons ATGGAGTCTAATGGTATCATGGAGCCCACTGTTCTTGATCAGTTCATCCCTAGAAG gtaCCAAGTGAAAGTGTTTGAGGTTGCAAAGCGGAAGAACACGATTGCGGTGTTGGAGACGGGAGCTGGGAAGACAATGATAGCTGTGATGCTCATCAAGCACGTTGCTGAGGAGATGATGAGGATCATGCCCTCCTCTGGAGATAAAAAGTTGATCATTTTCTTGGCTCCGACAGTTTATCTTGTCACTCAA CAATACAAGGTTATTAAAAATTCCACAACTCTTGAAGTGGAAGAGTACTATGGAGCCAAGGGAGTGGATGAATGGACCCGGAGCTGTTGGGAAACAGAAGCTAATACACATGAT ATACTGGTCATGACACCACAGGTTCTCTTGGATGCCATGAGGAATGCTTTCTTGAACTTGGAAATGTTTAGCTTGATAATCTTTGACGAATGTCATCGCGCTACCGGCAATCATCCCTATACGAAAATAATGAAG GATTTTTATCACCAATCTGTGAACCGGCCAAAGATTTTTGGGATGACAGCGTCCCCTGTTATAAGAAAAG GTGTCTCGTCCGCCATGGATTGTGAGGCTCAAATATCTGCACTTGAAAGCATGTTGGACGCTCAG GTTTACACTGTAGAAGACCGGACTGAAATTGAAACATTTGTTCCCTCAGCAGTCCACAAATGTAGGTTTTACAAGCAAGCACCATCCGCCTATTCGGATCTGAAGGAAAAGATGGAAGCTTTGCTGTCGAAG TATGCTTCTGAGTTGGAGTTGCAAGAGCAAATGCCAAGTGAGTACCAAGACATCAATGACAAGATAAAGATGTTGCGAAAGAGGTTACACAATGACCACATGAAGATCTTGTACTGCCTTGATGACCTTGGCATTGTATGCGCATATGAG GCTGTAAAAGTTTGTCTAGAGAATGTCCCTGATGCCGAAGAAGAGTGCCAATTCTATAGAGAATGTTCTTcgcatttgaaaatttttctcGATGAAGTCTTGCTTATGATTGCCGGATTTCTTCAACCTG GCTGCAAACTTCATGCAAACTTTGAGTCTGACTATACAAAGGCGTGCGATTTGGGTTTCTTATCTCCAAAGTTATACGAACTTCTTCAAATTTTCCAGTCATTTGG AACCGGTAGCAAAGTTCAATGCCTCATTTTCGTAGAGCGAATTATTACAGCTAAAGTGATTGAAATATATGTTAAGAAAGTGCGGTGCTCATCTCACTTGACGGTTTCATACGTGACTGGAAGTAACGGATCAGCTGATGCGCTATCACCGAAGCTGCAAAAGGAAACTATGGAATCCTTTTGCTCCGGGAAG GTCAATCTGTTATTCGCTACGGATGTAGTTGAGGAGGGAATACATGTTGCAAACTGTTCCTGTGTGATTCGTTTTGACTTGCCCAAGACCGTTCGTAGTTATATCCAGTCCCGGGGAAGAGGTCGAAAAAATGACTCCCAATATATCCTAATGCTTGAAAG GAGCAACAAGAAGCAGATAGATCAAATGTTCGACATCATCAGGAGCGAACATTCGATGACGGATACATCTAGAAACAGAGATCCTGAAGTATGCACCTTAAAAGCTTGTTGTTTTGAGGAAACAAAATTGTATCGTGCAAAAGTTACTGGAGCATCAGTTACAACGGATTCGAGTGTCAGTCTTATATATCGATACTGCGACAAGCTCCCGGGAGATAG GTACTTTACTCCGAAACCAACTTTTGACTTCGGAATTTCTGAAAGGTTGTACCAGTGTAGGATTACATTACCCCCGAATGCAGCTTTTCTAACAACGGTCGGTCCTCTGAGCAGCAACACGCATTTGTCCAAGCAGCTAGTGTGCTTGGAAGCTTGTAAAAAACTCCATGAAATGGGAGCCTTGGATGATCATCTTCTCCCGCTTGTCCAAGAACCTTTAGAAGATGATCTAATTCCAGAAAGAAGAGAATTATCTGCTGGTGCag GAACaacgaaaagaaaagaattacaCGGCACAACATCCATCCGGGCATTATGTGGAACTTGGGGAAAAAAACTTGATACTGTTTTTGAGGCCTATAAGTTTGATTTCTCGTGTAGTATCGTTGATGAGACATATTCAGGATTTGTTCTACTAATCGAGTCAAAACTCGATGATGATGTGGGAAATATCGAAATGGATCTTCAACTCGTCTCAAGGATGGTTAAATCTTCTGTCTCTTCATGTGGAAAGTATTATCTGAGTGCAGAACAG GTGACGCAAGCCAAGCGCTTTCAAGAATTTTTCTTCAATGGTGTGTTTGGGAGATTGTTTTTCGGGGGTGAATCAGAAGGGACAACGCGAGAATTTTTACTTCAGACACAAACAAAATCACTCTGGAGTTCAGCATATATGTATTTGCTTTTACCCGTTGACACATTGGACACTTCAAAAGTGAACTGGAGAGGGATCAGTTCTTCGGTTAATGTGGTACAATTTTTGAAGAAACAATACTCCACCCATTCCAAGTGTTTTAATGGTGATCACAGCGAGTTGCCGCTTTCTAGGACTGGTTCATCCATGACAGAGTCGAAGGCTGCAAATCATATCCATTTCGCTAATAGTTCAATTGATGCCGATAATCTCCAAGATATGTTAGTATTGGCTATTCACACAGGACGTATCTATTCTATCATCGAAGTTGTCCGTGGAAAATCTGCTGAAAGTTCTTTAGAGGAAAATGTTGATGATGCATCATCGACATACAGTTATGCTCAGCACTTCAAAACAAA GTATGGGATTTCGCTTATTTATCCCGGACAGCCTTTGCTGCGGTTAAAGCAAAGTCATAATCCGCATAACTTGCTTGGTGCCGAAG GTGCTTCTTCACAAGACGGTCTAGTAATCAAGGAACAAGCTCATGTTCGTATGCCACCCGAGATCTTAGTCAGTATTGATTTTCAGGTGGATGTTCTACGATCATGTTACTTGCTACCGTCAGTAATGTACCGGCTGGAGTCACTAATGCTTGCTAGCCAGCTCAGAGAAGAGATCAATGGCCAAACTAACAACTTTAAAATATCGAGTTCATTG ATTCTGGAAGCACTCACAACACTTAGGTGTTGTGAAGATTTCTCGTTGGAACGTTTGGAGTTGCTCGGAGATTCAGTTCTCAAGTACGCTGTGAGCTCCTACCTTTTTCTCAGATATCCTGAGAAACATGAAGGGCAACTAACTGATCGGCGTACAAGGGTGATATGTAACTCCAACCTGCATAAACTAGGAATCCAACGGAAGATACAG GGATATGTACGTGACAGCGCATTTGAACCACGCCGTTGGGCAGCTCCAGGGCAGCGGTCTAGATTCCCTGATCCGTGTAAATGCGGAGTGGACACCTTAGAAGTGCCTTTGGACAGCAGATTTCAAACTGTAGAACCGGTAAAGGTCGGAAAATTCTGCGATAGCGGCCATAGATGGATGAACTCGAAAACCATAGCAGATTGTGTTGAGGCCCTCATAGGAGCCTACTATGTTGGCGGAGGACTGTTTGCTGCACTACATGTAATGAAGTGGCTTGGTATTGATTCTGATTTTGAACCCAAATTAGCCACCGAAGCCATTACGAGGGCTTCCCTCCGATCTTACTACCCAAAACATCAGGACATCGCTGCCTTGGAGTTGAAGCTTGGCTACCAATTTTCGGTTAAAGGTTTGTTACAGGAGGCCATAACACATGCCTCTCAGCAAAAACTAGGTGCTAGCTACTGTTACCAG AGGCTCGAGTTTCTTGGCGACTCCGTGTTGGATGTGCTAATCACACAGTATCTCTATCATAGCCACACAACTATTAATCCGGGGCAGTTGACAGACTTGCGATCAGCTGCTGTTTGTAACGAAAACTTTGCCCGAGCTGCTGTGAGAAGGAAACTTCACCCACATCTTCAACATTGCTCCGGGTTACTTCTGAATCATATCACAGAGTATGAGAAGTTGTGTACTGCTGAAGCTCTCAACACCACCAGCCTACTCGAAGACGTAAAAGGCCCTAAA GCTCTTGGGGACATGGTGGAAAGCATAGCTGGGGCTATATACATGGACAGCAATCTCGATCTTAACAAAGTATGGAGGGTGTTTAAACCGCTATTATCTCCGATCGTGACCCCTTCCACTCTGCAATTACATCCGCTGCGTGAATTGACCGAGTTATGTGGTTCTCTCGGGTACTTTGTGAAAGAAAATTGTACTAAAGAGGATTCATTGGAGCATGTGGAAATGACTTTGCAGCTGGAAGATGGTCTTTTGGTTGGGAATGGGTACGATCGGAGCAAGAAAGCAGCTAAACAGAAAGCAGCTCGTCAACTGTTGAAGGAGCTCCAGGGTTGCCATTCAGTGTTTAAAAGGAGAAAACTTGATCCTGACCGTGTAGATGAGCTCTCTTCCGAAGGCATGGAGATTAAACCCTGCAGCCAACTGAATGATACTCATTCTTCAGAGTCGATCAATCGAATCGAATCACCATATGCAGAGTCGAGAACAGGTCCTACCCCGACCAATTTTGGTCCTAACAAAATCTACAGTCACAACATTGTAACCCCAAGTTTGCAGG CTATAGCTCCGATCAGCACGAGGAAAGGAGCAGCTCGGGCTTCTCTCTTTGAGCTGTGTAAGAGAATGCAGTGGCCAATGCCTACATTCAAAACAACAGAGCATAAATCGAG AACTCTAATCGAATTTGGTGAGGGATCTGAAAAGAGAATCGGTTTCAACAGCTACGCATCGGAAATAAGTTTGCAGATACCAAACTATGGGATTGTTGTATGCAGAGGAGATCCTAGAGCTGATAAGAAGAGTTCATATGACTCTGCAGTAGTTGCCCTGCTTTACAAGCTTCAACGACAGGGAAAACTTACAATTGGGTGCTCTTGA
- the LOC137728769 gene encoding phosphatidylinositol/phosphatidylcholine transfer protein SFH9-like, which translates to MPGEVVSLQEDEKSRTFDFETSEAERRRRRSRSLKKRTSNASLRLTNTLRKRGKRVANCRYALISIEDARDAEEEEAVITLREALVAKDMLPAQFDDYHTMLRFMKARKFDIDKSLQMWAEMLNWRREFGVESIVKDFVYGEYEEVQRFYPHAYHGVDKAGRPVYIERLGKVEPGKLMNVTTVERFLKYHVQGFEKAFAEKFPACSIVAKRHIDSTTAIIDVQGMNWMSFGKVAHDLVTRIQKMDGDNYPETLNQMFVVNAGNGFKLLWNTAKGFLDPRTTGKIHVLGNRFQNKLLEIIDSSQLPDFLGGTCSCPNEGGCLRSGKGPWNDPEIMKLVHIGEAMYLRKIKSSSDGDDFGIKRLTSKTTDSEIVSAAESGSEMRSSTSAFMQLSKSQSDEERATDSASPCSLVESGSAAGRTEVANSSLTSDSPMNFTPTRSLKTSIPHVASLTIHFILKVFTGICLIFPMLERIFAAHYSESRLKTPCKSPPVENSSSQEQQYSQGTDIDPLWQRLQQLEALVTNLINKPIKIPQEKEDMLHESLSRIKSIEYDLQKTKKALFATASKQVELAESLESLKEDNLTGSNSCWPRSYSNNHDPGR; encoded by the exons ATGCCAG GAGAAGTAGTTTCGTTGCAAGAAGACGAAAAGTCCAGAACTTTTGATTTCGAAACCTCCGAGGCCGAGAGGCGGAGGCGTCGGAGCAGATCTCTTAAGAAAAGAACTTCAAATGCTTCCTTGAGATTGACAAACACTCTTCGAAAGCGCGGCAAGCGTGTGGCCAATTGCCGCTACGCGTTGATTTCAATCGAAGATGCTCGCGATGCTGAGGAGGAAGAAGCTGTGATTACGCTTCGCGAGGCATTGGTTGCTAAAGATATGCTTCCGGCTCAATTTGATGATTATCATACAATGCTGAG ATTTATGAAGGCGAGGAAGTTCGACATTGATAAATCTCTTCAAATGTGGGCCGAAATGCTCAACTGGAGGAGAGAGTTTGGAGTAGAATCTATTGTGAAG GATTTCGTGTACGGTGAATATGAAGAGGTTCAGCGTTTTTATCCTCATGCTTATCATGGGGTAGACAAGGCAGGACGGCCTGTTTATATTGAAAGACTTGGAAAAGTTGAACCTGGCAAGCTAATGAATGTCACCACAGTGGAACGGTTTCTAAAGTATCATGTCCAGGGTTTTGAGAAGGCTTTTGCTGAGAAATTCCCGGCATGTTCTATTGTGGCCAAAAGGCATATAGATTCGACGACTGCTATAATTGATGTCCAGGGGATG AACTGGATGAGCTTTGGCAAGGTTGCGCATGACCTTGTGACGCGCATTCAGAAAATGGATGGCGATAACTATCCTGAG ACGTTAAATCAAATGTTTGTGGTAAATGCTGGTAACGGATTCAAGCTACTTTGGAACACAGCAAAAGGGTTTCTTGACCCAAGGACTACTGGAAAGATACAT GTCTTAGGCAACAGATTTCAAAACAAGCTTTTGGAAATCATAGACTCAAG TCAACTTCCGGATTTCCTTGGGGGAACTTGCTCGTGTCCAAATGAAGGCGGGTGCCTTAGGTCTGGGAAGGGACCCTGGAATGATCCAGAAATAATGAAA CTGGTACACATTGGAGAAGCAATGTACTTGAGAAAAATCAAAAGTTCTTCTGATGGCGATGATTTTGGAATCAAGCGGCTTACCTCTAAG ACTACAGATAGTGAAATAGTATCTGCAGCTGAGTCGGGATCAGAAATGAGGTCAAGTACTTCTGCCTTCATGCAGCTATCAAAGTCTCAATCTGACGAA GAGAGGGCAACCGACTCTGCATCTCCCTGCAGCCTAGTTGAATCAGGCAGTGCTGCGGGAAGAACGGAAGTTGCTAATTCAAGTTTAACAA GTGATTCACCCATGAACTTTACCCCGACAAGGTCGCTGAAGACATCCATTCCACATGTAGCAAGTTTAACCATTCACTTCATACTCAAAGTATTTACAGGCATATGTCTCATATTCCCAATGTTAGAGAGGATATTTGCAGCACATTATTCAGAAAGCCGCTTAAAAACACCATGCAAATCTCCGCCAGTTGAAAATTCAAGCTCTCAGGAACAACAGTATTCACAGGGAACAGATATAGACCCTCTCTGGCAGAGGCTGCAGCAATTAGAAGCATTGGTTACCAATTTGATAAACAAACCTATTAAAATTCCTCAAGAGAAAGAAGACATGCTTCACGAATCTTTAAGTCGCATTAAATCTATAGAGTACGACTTACAGAAGACAAAGAAA GCATTGTTTGCAACTGCATCAAAACAAGTGGAGCTTGCGGAGTCGCTGGAAAGTTTAAAGGAGGACAACTTAACA GGATCAAACTCATGTTGGCCAAGAAGTTACAGTAATAACCACGACCCGGGAAGATGA
- the LOC137728858 gene encoding uncharacterized protein yields MSFACQEVQPWTLAGLIRAFLDLGLAYFLLCVSAFMFFASKWLRIFWVYLPCPCNGVFGYRNRDLCLHKLLIDRPVGTIHDVHKLVKSRFPFDVIWSPDQRCNLNRKLIRDVNCENGVHELEGEADSSPFSSPRLQNLVDRESGYDAKGKRVMTLKKRAGIRRSRRAAPEYGRLSSYYPSDSSRLVARIFPFPCDDRDTREMSGESSIAIAGREDYVKVSTGDDVAESMCQSSELSGLFDASKDVDVSNTQEKDPVVGNETDKLRVLEEALEKEKAACATLYLELEKERAAAASAADEAMAMIARLQKDKASIEMEVRQYQRMIEEKFVYDEEEMDALKEILLRREMENHFLEKEVESYRQMSILGNERSDAALSDMLCEPGKTPSPSLDPNTDAQLMLKQTADSKSNCTAIENIANSTSQYEASFVEKQIHPNEHDSLEKCVLSERGEKVHMDNVMCQEMTTEAAQAHIGTEENLHCDEEVPQSDGDLQRNLHGSMLDIEPAVYDVHVVDGKTELWKEEGRSSLYTALDGSQDFSHTFGAAGVSCSELLQGFPSTSQVDTEPFIPSSLDMHCGLPMLDSSRCKTLVIDSMKNSLSTVNSERSKIDTEVELLMEKLQILEERKEKLTSSSEHGERQKTPSKCLEEIGTHSARFSG; encoded by the exons ATGTCTTTTGCTTGCCAAGAAGTTCAGCCATGGACCCTTGCTGGTCTTATACGAGCTTTTCTCGACCTGGGTTTGGCGTATTTCCTGCTGTGTGTGTCTGCTTTCATGTTTTTCGCTTCGAAGTGGTTGAGGATTTTTTGGGTTTATTTGCCCTGTCCTTGTAATGGGGTTTTCGGGTATCGAAACCGTGATCTTTGCTTGCATAAGTTGCTTATTGACCGGCCTGTTGGGACGATCCACGATGTTCACAAGCTGGTGAAGAGCAGGTTCCCTTTTGATGTTATTTGGTCTCCGGATCAAAGATGCAACTTGAATAGGAAACTGATCAGAGATGTGAATTGTGAGAATGGAGTCCATGAGTTGGAAGGTGAAGCGGATTCTAGTCCGTTTTCGAGTCCCAGATTGCAAAACCTGGTTGATAGGGAAAGTGGGTATGATGCTAAGGGGAAGAGGGTAATGACTCTCAAGAAAAGGGCTGGAATTAGGCGTTCTAGGAGAGCGGCTCCTGAATACGGAAGGCTTTCTTCTTACTATCCAAGTGATAGTTCAAGGTTGGTTGCTCGCATATTCCCCTTTCCTTGCGATGACAGAGATACAAGAGAGATGTCGGGTGAAAGCTCAATTGCCATAGCTGGTAGAGAAG ATTATGTGAAAGTATCAACTGGAGATGATGTGGCTGAAAGTATGTGCCAAAGTTCTGAATTGAGTGGATTATTTGATGCGAGTAAGGACGTGGATGTTAGTAACACACAAGAAAAGGATCCCGTTGTTGGAAATGAAACTGATAAACTCAGGGTGTTGGAAGAAGCACTGGAAAAAGAGAAAGCTGCTTGTGCTACTCTTTATCTAGAGCTAGAGAAAGAGCGAGCTGCTGCTGCAAGTGCTGCTGATGAAGCGATGGCCATGATAGCCCGTCTGCAAAAGGATAAAGCATCAATAGAAATGGAAGTGAGGCAGTACCAAAGGATGATCGAAGAAAAATTTGTTTATGATGAAGAGGAGATGGATGCTCTGAAAGAGATTCTTCTTAGGAGGGAGATGGAGAACCATTTTTTGGAGAAGGAAGTTGAATCGTATAGGCAGATGAGCATCTTAGGAAATGAACGGTCTGATGCTGCTTTGAGTGATATGTTGTGTGAACCGGGAAAAACGCCTTCACCTTCACTTGATCCAAATACAGATGCACAACTGATGCTAAAGCAGACTGCTGATAGTAAATCCAACTGTACGGCAATCGAAAATATTGCAAATAGTACTTCTCAGTATGAGGCTTCATTTGTTGAAAAACAAATCCATCCTAATGAACATGATTCACTTGAGAAATGTGTACTTTCAGAAAGGGGAGAAAAAGTACACATGGATAATGTAATGTGCCAAGAAATGACTACTGAAGCAGCCCAAGCTCATATTGGTACCGAGGAAAACTTACATTGTGATGAAGAAGTGCCACAGAGTGATGGGGATCTTCAGAGGAATTTGCATGGTTCAATGCTTGATATTGAGCCAGCTGTTTATGATGTTCATGTCGTTGATGGTAAAACTGAACTTTGGAAAGAAGAAGGTAGATCATCACTTTATACTGCATTGGATGGATCCCAAGATTTCTCTCATACATTTGGCGCTGCGGGGGTCAGTTGCAGTGAGTTATTACAAGGTTTTCCAAGTACAAGCCAGGTGGATACTGAACCATTCATTCCAAGTTCTTTGGATATGCATTGTGGGTTACCAATGTTGGATAGCTCCCGATGCAAAACCTTGGTGATAGACTCAATGAAGAACTCATTGTCCACAGTAAATAGTGAAAGGTCGAAGATTGACACTGAGGTTGAATTGCTAATGGAAAAGCTACAGATTctagaagagagaaaagagaagttGACTTCCTCTTCTGAACATGGGGAGAGGCAAAAAACCCCATCAAAATGTTTGGAGGAGATCGGAACCCACTCTGCAAGATTCAGCGGATAA